The following proteins come from a genomic window of Legionella cherrii:
- a CDS encoding pilin, with the protein MKQKGFTLIELMIVVAIVGILAAIAIPAYQDYVVRARVTEGLSLASSAQTTISENATTGANALDLGWSQPPATANVQSVVVTPATGVITVTYTALANNVVLTLTPSSNGQPLVAGTPPTNPITWTCAVQNAADDRYVPANCRI; encoded by the coding sequence ATGAAACAAAAAGGCTTTACGTTAATTGAGTTGATGATAGTGGTGGCAATCGTTGGTATCCTTGCCGCAATTGCTATTCCAGCTTATCAGGATTACGTTGTTAGAGCTCGTGTAACCGAAGGATTGAGTCTTGCTTCTTCAGCACAGACTACAATTTCTGAAAATGCTACAACGGGTGCTAATGCTTTAGACTTGGGCTGGTCTCAACCCCCAGCAACAGCTAACGTGCAAAGTGTTGTAGTTACTCCAGCTACTGGCGTAATTACAGTGACCTATACTGCACTAGCAAATAATGTGGTCCTTACATTGACTCCATCATCTAATGGACAACCATTGGTTGCAGGAACACCGCCTACAAATCCAATTACCTGGACTTGTGCAGTACAAAATGCTGCTGATGATAGATATGTTCCTGCAAACTGTAGAATCTAA
- a CDS encoding BolA family protein — protein sequence MSRKNRIEQLVTQELAPIYLNVEDESANHHVPENAQTHFKVTVVAARFTDLSRIARHRLLNQLLKNEFDLGLHALSMHLFTPEEWENRGKNVLNSPVCKGGFNKETRNT from the coding sequence ATGTCACGTAAAAATCGTATCGAACAATTGGTAACTCAAGAATTAGCTCCCATTTATTTAAACGTCGAAGATGAATCGGCCAATCATCACGTTCCTGAAAATGCACAAACACATTTCAAAGTTACTGTTGTTGCTGCACGCTTTACTGATCTATCACGAATCGCACGACATAGGCTATTAAATCAATTGCTAAAAAATGAATTTGATCTTGGGTTACACGCCTTAAGTATGCATTTATTTACCCCTGAAGAATGGGAAAATAGGGGCAAAAACGTTTTAAATTCTCCTGTATGTAAAGGGGGTTTTAATAAAGAAACCAGGAATACATAG
- a CDS encoding APC family permease, translated as MNNWSSEKISVLALVLLITGAIDSIRNLPGTALFGSSLIFFFIFSAIVFLIPVALVAAELSSTWSDEEGGIYSWVKHAYGENLAFFTIWLQWINTLVWYPTILSFIAGVLAYLINPELAQNKYYLISVILVIFWSLTLIALSGLRASAHFAGLCAILGMILPMGFIIFLALIWVIKGNPIAINMSLEHLIPHWKDSQSWVSLTAIMTSFLGMELAAVHVRNVHNPQTNFPRAMFFSVLLILTTMIFGSLAIAFVLPKEKISLIDGVLQAFTNFFHAYNLEWLLPILIALLLLGSLGSMINWIISPAKGLLMAANHNFLPKFMCQLNKRGMASRILITQAILVTLLCSGFLLFPSVNAIYWLFTALSTELYIMMYVLMFIAAWKLKSKYAHLHRPFAIPGKKAGYYLTCILGLFGCTMTLIVGFIPPVEFMNFGGANHFRLVFSMGILIMMIPAFLLYWRKKYITKSTD; from the coding sequence ATGAACAACTGGTCCTCTGAAAAAATATCTGTCCTGGCCTTAGTGTTACTGATTACTGGTGCAATTGATAGTATAAGAAATTTACCGGGAACCGCCCTATTCGGTTCTTCATTAATTTTTTTCTTTATCTTTTCCGCAATTGTTTTCTTAATTCCAGTGGCTTTAGTAGCAGCAGAATTGTCCTCAACGTGGTCGGATGAGGAAGGCGGAATTTACAGTTGGGTGAAGCATGCTTACGGTGAGAATCTTGCTTTTTTTACCATCTGGTTGCAATGGATCAATACCTTAGTCTGGTATCCCACAATTTTATCCTTTATAGCAGGAGTCTTGGCCTATTTAATCAATCCTGAACTGGCACAAAATAAATATTACTTGATTTCAGTAATTCTAGTTATTTTTTGGTCATTAACTTTAATTGCATTATCTGGGTTGCGCGCTTCAGCACATTTTGCCGGTCTTTGTGCCATATTAGGAATGATACTTCCCATGGGGTTCATTATTTTCCTTGCCCTAATTTGGGTTATTAAAGGAAACCCTATAGCAATTAATATGAGCTTAGAACATTTGATACCGCACTGGAAAGACAGCCAATCTTGGGTATCACTCACTGCAATTATGACTTCATTTTTAGGCATGGAGCTTGCAGCGGTCCATGTCCGCAATGTGCATAACCCACAAACCAATTTTCCTCGGGCAATGTTTTTTTCAGTGTTGCTTATCCTGACAACCATGATTTTCGGCTCGTTAGCTATCGCTTTTGTTCTTCCAAAAGAGAAGATCAGTCTCATTGACGGCGTACTGCAAGCCTTTACTAACTTTTTTCATGCGTATAATCTTGAGTGGCTGCTACCCATCTTAATTGCATTATTACTTTTGGGCAGTTTAGGCAGTATGATCAATTGGATCATTTCGCCAGCTAAAGGATTGCTTATGGCCGCCAATCATAACTTCTTACCAAAGTTTATGTGTCAATTAAACAAACGTGGAATGGCCTCACGAATTTTAATTACTCAAGCCATTTTGGTGACGCTATTATGCAGTGGTTTTCTCTTATTTCCGAGTGTTAATGCTATTTATTGGCTATTTACTGCCTTAAGCACTGAACTCTACATCATGATGTATGTTTTGATGTTCATTGCCGCCTGGAAATTAAAAAGCAAATACGCGCATCTTCATAGACCTTTTGCAATACCGGGTAAAAAAGCAGGCTACTATCTGACCTGTATTCTGGGTTTATTTGGCTGCACTATGACTTTAATTGTTGGTTTTATTCCACCAGTTGAATTTATGAATTTTGGTGGCGCAAATCATTTTCGCTTGGTTTTCTCTATGGGAATTCTAATCATGATGATTCCTGCATTTTTGTTGTATTGGCGAAAAAAATACATTACAAAATCTACGGATTAA
- a CDS encoding Trm112 family protein, protein MDKKLLEILVCPLCKGKLLLKKQELICKFDRLAFPIHDDIPVMLEHEARVISLEEKDTL, encoded by the coding sequence GTGGATAAAAAACTATTGGAAATATTGGTGTGTCCTTTATGTAAAGGAAAATTATTATTAAAAAAACAGGAACTTATCTGTAAATTCGATCGATTGGCATTTCCTATCCATGATGATATTCCTGTGATGTTAGAGCATGAAGCTCGAGTTATTTCATTGGAAGAAAAGGATACGCTGTAA
- the tsaB gene encoding tRNA (adenosine(37)-N6)-threonylcarbamoyltransferase complex dimerization subunit type 1 TsaB — protein sequence MKLLAIDTSTETASVALLTGKELLCEEQSNQRTHAQFILPMIDRLMANASLQMHQLDGIVFGRGPGSFTGLRIACSIAKGLAYAHDLQLIPVSSLVAIAWSVRQEKQMNQIPVLAVLDARMQEMYWAYFAPDQWIAEEHVNPVHELSLPENQPVILAGVGADLYWEAFTPEVKSQVIDKITVNPSAAAMIQFAQFFGQKPISVAQAHPVYVRNKVT from the coding sequence ATGAAACTGCTAGCGATTGATACATCTACAGAAACGGCCAGTGTGGCTTTACTGACCGGGAAAGAATTACTTTGTGAAGAACAAAGTAATCAAAGAACACATGCACAATTTATTTTACCGATGATTGATAGGCTGATGGCCAACGCCAGTTTACAAATGCATCAGCTGGATGGCATAGTATTTGGTCGTGGCCCCGGAAGTTTTACCGGTTTGCGTATTGCATGCAGTATTGCAAAAGGATTGGCTTATGCCCATGATTTGCAGTTGATTCCAGTGAGTAGCTTAGTCGCTATCGCTTGGTCGGTTCGCCAGGAAAAACAGATGAACCAGATCCCTGTATTGGCCGTACTGGATGCGCGTATGCAGGAAATGTACTGGGCTTATTTTGCTCCAGATCAATGGATAGCAGAGGAACATGTTAATCCAGTGCATGAACTCAGTCTTCCTGAGAATCAGCCTGTAATCCTTGCAGGAGTAGGGGCAGACTTATATTGGGAGGCGTTTACCCCGGAAGTTAAATCACAAGTCATTGATAAAATAACAGTGAATCCTTCTGCGGCGGCTATGATTCAATTCGCGCAATTTTTTGGGCAAAAACCCATTTCAGTTGCTCAAGCTCACCCTGTATATGTACGAAATAAAGTAACTTAA
- a CDS encoding ATP-dependent DNA helicase — protein sequence MVEITSLADSCQRILSEKGRLSTAIPGFVARKPQSDLAVAIAEAIEEKSILIAEAGTGTGKTFAYLLPCLLSGKKALISTATKTLQDQLYQKDLPTLVRALGLSARIQNLKGRSNYICQYRVELHSEEGQFQSPQCAHEVAHVRSKLSQMKNGDRSELPELSEDSSVWPYVTSTVDNCLGAECPNHETCFLLKARKRALDADVVVINHHLFFADSRLKEEGFGELLPGVDVIIFDEAHQLAEIATHFNGERIGTRQFRDLLDDLIKEWPAVDLANQPLKLLSHKADQLLDELLNGLPGADERFSWHEIKHNKSFMEAWANWLTLKDEVMNCFSELSLAEFPGLARCKERLEEFARILTFFTQESNNKIRWLERFKHTLVFHITPYDVAETFSHLLQRQECTYVFTSATLTIADSFDCFCKPLGLNGARTLLLPSPFDYRQQALLYLPRGLPDPKDSAYYELLVSRAIPLIEALGGRCFFLFTSHKALKQVAQMMSNTLNYPLLIQGTEAKPILLERFRQLGNAVLLGTATFWEGVDVKGEALSCVIIDKLPFSSPVDPVIRGRMAYLKEKGLSGFDELSLPGAVIALKQGVGRLIRDNTDKGVLMIADPRLTSRDYGGRILASLPQLPKTRDEQKVLTFIKELELDYETASD from the coding sequence GTGGTAGAAATCACTTCACTTGCTGACTCATGCCAGCGAATTCTGAGTGAGAAAGGTCGACTTTCCACCGCTATTCCAGGATTTGTGGCGCGTAAGCCACAATCTGATTTAGCTGTAGCCATTGCCGAAGCAATTGAAGAAAAATCAATTTTGATTGCTGAGGCAGGTACGGGAACAGGCAAAACATTTGCTTACTTGCTTCCTTGCTTGTTAAGTGGCAAAAAAGCACTGATCTCTACAGCAACTAAAACACTTCAAGATCAACTTTATCAAAAAGATTTACCTACTCTGGTTAGAGCCTTAGGATTATCGGCACGCATACAAAATCTAAAAGGAAGATCCAATTATATTTGCCAGTACCGAGTAGAACTGCACTCCGAAGAAGGGCAGTTTCAAAGCCCCCAATGCGCGCATGAGGTGGCTCATGTCCGCAGTAAATTATCGCAAATGAAAAATGGGGATCGATCGGAGCTCCCCGAGCTGAGTGAGGATTCATCAGTCTGGCCTTATGTTACCTCTACAGTAGATAATTGCCTGGGTGCTGAGTGCCCTAATCACGAAACCTGCTTCTTACTCAAAGCACGCAAACGTGCGCTCGATGCAGATGTGGTGGTGATTAATCATCATCTTTTTTTTGCTGATTCAAGACTAAAAGAAGAGGGGTTTGGCGAGTTATTGCCTGGTGTAGATGTTATTATCTTTGATGAGGCCCATCAACTTGCCGAAATAGCAACACATTTCAATGGTGAACGTATTGGAACGCGTCAATTTCGTGATTTATTAGATGATCTGATTAAAGAATGGCCGGCAGTGGATCTGGCAAATCAACCTTTAAAACTCTTAAGCCATAAAGCCGATCAGCTCCTGGATGAATTATTAAATGGTTTACCCGGAGCGGATGAGCGCTTCAGTTGGCATGAAATAAAGCATAATAAATCGTTTATGGAGGCATGGGCTAATTGGTTGACGTTAAAAGATGAAGTGATGAACTGCTTTAGCGAACTGTCGCTTGCTGAATTTCCTGGACTAGCACGGTGCAAAGAACGATTGGAAGAGTTTGCTCGAATTTTGACCTTCTTTACTCAGGAAAGTAATAATAAAATACGATGGTTGGAGCGTTTTAAACATACTTTAGTTTTTCACATTACTCCCTACGATGTTGCAGAGACGTTCAGTCACTTGCTCCAGCGCCAAGAGTGTACTTATGTATTTACTTCGGCAACGTTAACTATTGCAGATTCTTTTGATTGTTTTTGTAAACCACTTGGATTAAATGGGGCAAGAACATTATTATTGCCCAGTCCTTTTGATTATCGACAACAAGCGTTACTTTATTTGCCTAGAGGATTACCAGATCCAAAAGATTCAGCCTATTATGAATTATTAGTATCACGAGCCATTCCTTTAATTGAAGCTTTAGGAGGCCGTTGTTTTTTTCTGTTTACCAGTCATAAAGCATTAAAACAAGTGGCTCAAATGATGAGCAATACTTTAAACTACCCCTTATTAATTCAGGGAACAGAGGCAAAACCAATTTTATTGGAGCGTTTTAGGCAACTAGGTAATGCAGTGTTATTGGGAACCGCCACTTTTTGGGAAGGAGTGGATGTAAAAGGTGAAGCGCTTTCTTGCGTTATTATTGATAAGTTGCCGTTTTCCAGTCCGGTTGATCCCGTAATTCGTGGTAGAATGGCTTACTTAAAGGAAAAAGGTTTGTCAGGTTTTGATGAACTCTCTTTACCGGGGGCAGTAATTGCCCTTAAGCAAGGGGTAGGGCGGTTGATTCGGGATAACACGGATAAAGGGGTTCTAATGATCGCCGATCCTCGTCTAACCAGCAGAGATTATGGTGGACGTATTTTAGCCAGTTTACCCCAATTACCGAAAACACGTGATGAGCAAAAAGTGCTTACATTTATTAAAGAATTAGAGCTGGATTATGAAACTGCTAGCGATTGA
- the fdxA gene encoding ferredoxin FdxA, giving the protein MTFVVTESCIRCKYTDCVEVCPVDCFYEGPNFLVIHPDECIDCALCEPECPVNAIVSEDDLTSEQQQFKELNAELAKNWPNITAKKDAPPDAKDWDEVKDKLQYLQKEW; this is encoded by the coding sequence ATGACTTTTGTAGTAACAGAAAGTTGTATTAGGTGTAAGTATACTGATTGTGTTGAAGTATGCCCTGTTGATTGTTTTTATGAAGGGCCCAATTTTTTGGTGATTCATCCAGACGAGTGTATTGATTGTGCATTGTGTGAGCCTGAATGTCCTGTCAATGCCATTGTTTCTGAGGATGATTTAACTTCAGAACAGCAGCAATTTAAAGAATTAAATGCTGAACTTGCCAAAAATTGGCCTAATATAACCGCTAAAAAAGATGCCCCACCCGATGCCAAAGATTGGGACGAGGTTAAGGATAAACTTCAATATTTACAGAAAGAGTGGTAG
- the legK7 gene encoding LegK7 family Dot/Icm T4SS effector kinase, producing MGLTVNPLSAKYRKLIRLIHEFNKIAPEDVVQRLFYLQKINYSVNSIRITEGEYHWLSATDEDSWQAHLLAYGINPDGAFLYKGIQFAKAVAAQSPVAAAELPEQNDTELYKLMKERDALLKGSQPFAQIKEQFVTISKRLSLIAEHDKMLKQNLDDHTRILELAKEKISAIKGEIVTCSSAYKTEVLGDEAVNNYNFTLEMSGWDKTLVLSVVDRSDLSDQDLYSDPVSKYFANDTGLFMMQFKSEDQQELEYRPVVLSQYANQGNLLHVAKSLKGESQETIAARAKFHFNQINDFCLKLKEAGYYHPDIKLSNFLAHNYKLVISDRKTFVNSPNPLASGVRASPRYAPPEYLVCINEENKTYYPAAYKTHLNVEQLMSYQLGMALKEFLIATQVDKLPDLRKTRHRTALSYFRKPGHAITNLSTLIEELTRPEVGKRLSINQFQELLFLINNPAVFHKKLEIAISSETLGIQKELKEIQKLLASDNLEKGEFLEKADAIFTATSEREPKEPRLNRMAEQLATKCYQKYSKEYFSRISQDIEDALLTEDWVAASWWRQAIHFLSFGFFRVDRVTPVDKIKIALDYNDPTFRTHFIQLEFLPAEELDDLGITESNNFQDYFEVHLEEIRALNTTNSDSESDEADCEEEAPESPKDREGTSAKSSEIRNEETPAESSSFQTVVVKKNSSKKAEAPVASQKSADGTLPSEPQKSTPPQEKPQQHKKKTSVGLAESQHFFANYAKLSKAVSSKKRVASIHRIGSTLFRGEQRTHHPRIQDVFEPLTQEKKPEPSVTTTGLVQ from the coding sequence ATGGGATTAACAGTAAACCCTCTAAGCGCGAAATATCGAAAGTTAATAAGACTGATCCATGAATTTAATAAAATAGCACCTGAAGATGTGGTCCAGCGATTATTTTACCTACAAAAAATCAATTATTCAGTCAATTCAATTCGTATCACTGAAGGAGAATATCATTGGCTCTCAGCCACTGATGAAGACAGTTGGCAAGCACATCTCTTAGCTTATGGAATAAATCCTGATGGTGCATTCCTTTACAAAGGAATTCAATTTGCAAAAGCAGTAGCAGCACAATCCCCTGTAGCAGCCGCTGAGTTGCCAGAACAAAATGACACCGAGCTCTATAAGTTAATGAAAGAGCGAGATGCATTATTGAAGGGCAGCCAACCCTTTGCCCAAATTAAAGAACAATTTGTAACAATAAGTAAGCGTCTTAGTCTGATAGCTGAACATGATAAGATGCTGAAACAAAATCTGGATGACCACACTCGAATTTTAGAACTGGCCAAAGAAAAAATCAGCGCAATTAAAGGTGAAATTGTTACATGTAGCTCTGCCTATAAGACAGAGGTTCTAGGTGACGAGGCGGTTAATAACTACAACTTTACACTCGAAATGAGTGGCTGGGACAAAACTCTGGTTCTATCTGTAGTTGACCGAAGTGATTTAAGTGATCAAGATCTATACTCAGATCCTGTTTCAAAATATTTCGCGAATGATACTGGTCTTTTTATGATGCAATTCAAAAGTGAAGACCAGCAGGAACTAGAATACAGGCCGGTGGTATTAAGCCAATATGCTAACCAAGGAAATTTACTTCATGTCGCAAAATCACTAAAAGGCGAGTCACAAGAAACAATCGCCGCAAGAGCAAAATTTCACTTTAATCAAATTAATGATTTTTGTCTTAAACTCAAAGAAGCAGGTTACTACCATCCTGACATTAAATTAAGTAATTTTTTGGCACATAATTATAAGTTGGTAATTAGTGACCGCAAAACATTTGTCAACTCCCCAAATCCTCTTGCCAGTGGAGTACGTGCTTCTCCGCGCTATGCTCCTCCCGAATATCTTGTATGTATTAATGAAGAGAATAAGACATACTACCCTGCTGCGTACAAAACCCATCTTAATGTGGAACAACTGATGTCTTATCAGCTCGGTATGGCGCTTAAAGAATTCTTAATTGCGACGCAAGTGGATAAGCTACCAGATTTAAGAAAAACGCGTCATCGGACTGCACTTTCATATTTTCGAAAACCAGGTCATGCAATAACCAATTTGTCCACTCTTATTGAAGAATTAACACGTCCTGAAGTAGGAAAAAGACTTTCCATTAATCAATTCCAAGAGCTATTATTCTTGATTAACAACCCAGCTGTATTTCATAAAAAACTTGAAATAGCAATATCTTCAGAGACCTTAGGTATTCAAAAGGAATTAAAAGAGATTCAAAAGCTTTTGGCCAGCGATAACCTCGAAAAAGGAGAATTTTTAGAGAAAGCAGACGCCATTTTTACTGCCACTTCTGAACGCGAGCCTAAAGAACCTCGTTTAAATCGAATGGCGGAACAATTAGCGACGAAGTGTTATCAAAAATATTCGAAAGAATATTTTTCCAGAATTTCTCAGGATATTGAAGATGCTCTATTAACCGAAGATTGGGTGGCCGCAAGCTGGTGGAGGCAAGCAATCCATTTTCTCTCTTTCGGTTTTTTCAGAGTGGACAGAGTGACCCCAGTAGACAAAATAAAGATTGCGCTCGATTATAACGATCCAACATTCCGGACACATTTTATTCAATTAGAATTTTTGCCTGCTGAAGAGCTTGATGACCTAGGAATCACTGAATCAAATAACTTCCAAGATTACTTTGAAGTTCATTTAGAGGAGATTCGAGCCCTTAATACGACGAACTCGGACAGCGAAAGCGATGAGGCTGATTGTGAAGAGGAAGCGCCTGAAAGTCCAAAAGATCGAGAAGGCACATCCGCAAAATCTTCTGAAATTAGGAATGAAGAAACTCCAGCGGAGTCCTCTTCATTTCAGACGGTGGTAGTCAAGAAAAACAGCTCTAAGAAAGCAGAAGCTCCTGTTGCTTCCCAAAAATCTGCTGATGGAACATTACCTTCTGAACCACAAAAGAGCACTCCTCCACAAGAGAAGCCACAACAACATAAGAAAAAAACCTCTGTAGGTCTTGCAGAAAGCCAACATTTTTTTGCAAATTATGCAAAATTGTCCAAAGCGGTCTCATCTAAGAAAAGAGTCGCCTCAATACATCGGATTGGAAGCACCCTATTTAGGGGTGAGCAAAGAACGCATCACCCGCGGATTCAAGATGTTTTTGAGCCGCTGACCCAAGAAAAAAAACCCGAACCATCAGTTACAACGACTGGTTTGGTACAATAA